Proteins encoded in a region of the Halosimplex halophilum genome:
- a CDS encoding DEAD/DEAH box helicase has protein sequence MSGCACGFDIGDRVSFAGGEGELVKANHRPSGQCLLHILTDDDNSKKLPAAVVDLIDSSDALLEKGEFDEPERFHLRARAAELDLAHRQDRFVALENNRIDIAPHQVKAAHEILTSYDHRYLIGDEVGLGKTIEAAIVIEELAARGQADRVLIVAPAPLTTQWQEELREKFDTNYVIYDRDYVEAKKDAYPAENVWSHEDRIITSIDFAKQEDMLSALKNVQDDWDIALFDESHHLTARREGKRGIDKTDRYRVGEAVSETSDGLLFLTGTPHNGKRDQFYFMISLLDPYRFRDEHDVDKEGLRDLMIRRLKDEMYEADGSPMFPEKNIQTLPVEFTEEERQLYDDITEYITEHYNLASREENDAAGFAMVLYQKRLVSSIYAIQQSLRNRMESIKAGGADPGDLSPVTKSLLDEYREDPEMLTEAQREHVEEELGGAVVSNDPDRIEEELSIVRDLYNQAKAIPVDSKAERLREYVNGILEEDPDEKILIFTEYTDTLEYLKGRVFGDRDIAEIYGDLSQSQRQQQFKKFEGPANVMLATDAAREGLNLQFAHIMVNYDLPWNPTRIDQRIGRLHRYGQEETVEIRNLFFKDTRESIILERLLEKIDEIEETLGMSSDVLGLVLEDVDLEEQIMSALATGQSPDAVVDDLEAIVEDQEEAVRRVDEELLIRDKFDLSEEDRDILDIVEESATDTVSDEDIEYLVRTVCQEFGGGLENVRPGPAEDGADVFDLVVPDPVTSEDVARRYDGATFDRENALADETLEFITLDHPAVQAMMAYCLDTDAVGGQTAVLTGGAELKTPGLLCHYRIGYLSGSGDTVTEKLAQVYVTPDGTTQTENIHITGGLPPSAIDEYPSIGAVTAQAEELVSKADDVAWKLIDDLAQEARADREREVRIRREHAKNYFEYRMEDLEERIEQFEERDRAGEDMSAVLAKHRSELAELREQKNAEMARLDGEEQVVPDEPDLVNMAVVIDAFKN, from the coding sequence GTGTCTGGTTGCGCATGCGGCTTCGATATCGGGGACCGCGTCAGCTTCGCGGGCGGTGAAGGCGAACTCGTCAAGGCCAATCATCGTCCATCGGGTCAGTGTCTGCTCCACATCTTGACTGATGACGATAACTCGAAGAAGCTTCCTGCTGCAGTTGTTGACCTGATAGACAGCAGCGACGCGCTGCTTGAGAAGGGTGAGTTCGATGAGCCTGAGCGGTTCCACCTTCGTGCCCGGGCAGCCGAACTCGATCTCGCCCATCGCCAGGACCGATTCGTCGCGCTGGAGAACAACCGCATCGACATCGCCCCCCACCAGGTGAAGGCTGCACACGAGATTCTCACCTCTTACGACCATCGCTACCTCATCGGCGACGAGGTGGGGCTGGGGAAGACGATCGAGGCAGCGATCGTCATCGAGGAACTTGCCGCCCGGGGGCAGGCCGACCGTGTGCTCATCGTCGCCCCGGCGCCGCTTACCACCCAGTGGCAGGAAGAACTCCGCGAGAAGTTCGACACGAACTATGTCATCTACGACCGCGATTACGTCGAGGCCAAGAAGGACGCCTACCCTGCCGAGAATGTCTGGTCGCACGAAGACCGAATCATCACCTCCATCGACTTCGCCAAGCAGGAGGACATGCTCTCCGCCCTGAAGAACGTCCAGGACGACTGGGACATCGCACTCTTCGACGAATCCCACCATCTCACCGCACGCCGTGAGGGAAAGCGCGGCATCGATAAAACTGACCGATACCGGGTCGGAGAGGCGGTTTCTGAAACCTCTGATGGGTTGCTGTTCCTCACCGGAACTCCGCACAACGGGAAGCGCGACCAGTTCTACTTCATGATCTCGCTACTCGACCCCTATCGGTTCCGCGACGAGCACGATGTCGACAAAGAAGGACTGCGAGACCTGATGATCCGTCGACTGAAGGACGAGATGTACGAGGCGGACGGGTCGCCGATGTTCCCCGAGAAGAACATTCAGACGCTCCCAGTCGAGTTCACGGAGGAGGAACGGCAGCTTTACGACGACATCACGGAGTACATTACCGAGCACTACAACCTCGCCAGCCGGGAAGAGAACGATGCTGCGGGGTTCGCCATGGTCCTCTACCAGAAACGCCTCGTCTCCTCGATCTACGCGATTCAGCAATCCCTCCGGAACCGGATGGAGTCGATCAAGGCAGGCGGTGCCGACCCGGGCGACCTCTCTCCAGTTACGAAGAGCCTGCTCGACGAGTACCGAGAGGACCCCGAGATGCTCACGGAGGCACAGCGCGAGCACGTCGAAGAGGAGCTTGGTGGTGCCGTAGTCTCTAATGATCCGGACAGGATCGAAGAAGAGCTCTCGATAGTCCGTGACCTCTACAACCAAGCGAAGGCCATCCCAGTGGACTCGAAGGCAGAACGGCTGCGAGAGTACGTCAATGGGATTCTGGAAGAGGATCCGGACGAGAAAATCCTCATCTTTACCGAATATACAGACACACTCGAGTACCTCAAGGGGCGAGTGTTCGGAGACAGGGATATCGCGGAAATTTATGGCGACCTCTCCCAGTCGCAGCGCCAACAACAGTTCAAGAAGTTCGAAGGCCCCGCCAATGTGATGCTGGCAACAGACGCCGCCCGGGAGGGACTGAACCTCCAGTTCGCCCACATCATGGTGAACTACGACCTGCCCTGGAACCCGACACGGATCGACCAGCGTATTGGACGTCTCCACCGCTACGGACAGGAGGAGACTGTCGAGATTCGAAACCTGTTCTTCAAGGACACCCGGGAGAGCATCATCCTCGAGCGACTCCTCGAGAAGATCGACGAGATCGAGGAAACGCTTGGGATGAGCTCGGATGTCCTTGGGCTCGTACTCGAAGACGTCGACCTGGAGGAGCAGATCATGTCCGCACTCGCGACCGGCCAGAGTCCAGATGCCGTGGTCGACGACCTTGAGGCCATCGTCGAGGACCAGGAAGAGGCTGTCCGTCGCGTCGACGAAGAACTCCTCATCCGGGATAAATTTGACCTGAGTGAGGAAGACAGAGATATCCTCGACATCGTCGAGGAGAGCGCTACTGATACGGTCAGCGACGAAGACATCGAATATCTCGTCAGAACAGTCTGTCAGGAGTTCGGTGGTGGCCTCGAAAACGTTCGTCCTGGTCCCGCCGAAGACGGTGCTGACGTGTTTGATCTGGTCGTTCCTGACCCGGTTACCAGTGAGGATGTCGCGAGGCGATATGACGGTGCAACCTTCGACCGGGAAAACGCGCTTGCAGACGAGACTCTCGAATTCATCACACTTGACCACCCAGCTGTCCAGGCAATGATGGCGTACTGTCTGGACACAGACGCTGTTGGTGGACAGACAGCTGTTCTCACTGGAGGGGCGGAACTGAAGACACCGGGACTTCTCTGCCACTACCGGATTGGCTATCTCTCGGGATCAGGTGATACAGTGACTGAAAAACTCGCGCAAGTCTACGTCACTCCTGATGGTACGACTCAAACCGAGAACATCCACATCACGGGTGGGCTGCCCCCGTCAGCGATCGACGAGTATCCCTCGATTGGCGCTGTAACCGCGCAAGCTGAAGAACTCGTCTCGAAAGCAGACGACGTGGCATGGAAACTCATTGACGACCTTGCCCAAGAAGCACGCGCAGACCGAGAGCGGGAGGTCCGTATTCGCCGAGAGCACGCCAAGAACTATTTCGAGTACCGGATGGAAGACCTCGAAGAACGAATCGAGCAGTTCGAAGAGCGTGACCGTGCGGGCGAAGATATGAGCGCAGTACTCGCGAAACACCGCAGTGAGCTTGCCGAATTACGAGAGCAGAAAAATGCAGAGATGGCCCGGCTTGACGGGGAAGAACAGGTCGTTCCCGATGAACCCGACCTCGTGAATATGGCCGTTGTCATCGACGCCTTTAAGAACTGA
- a CDS encoding HNH endonuclease, giving the protein MQRAFRVGETYRDTGSFRNAEDQFLRWIRGPLSSGIRNTGGIRDLGANRSEIPAALFLISNDAGISQHDDPWEDTLAVNAGYVSYWGDAKKDLRYDESAQNRKIKDAFDRAASGRREEVPPVLVFRKPESGVVEFCGLCVPDHLEVRAYQDHSGEQIPNYHFHFSILNTQAVPVSWLHRRAQANDDDQAPEVWKQWVREGKVSQWPTGELLDTEGEIRRYETTETTVSEAFREKTFERYGHACAMTGIREGALLDLAHILPRSQHPDLAEHAENVLVLNSLHHRAFDAALFTVDSEYRIRTSPSFEPAHPFLRETIVEREGNQLSFPTNAQIHPEFLEELNAGLSWM; this is encoded by the coding sequence ATGCAGCGAGCCTTCCGCGTCGGTGAGACTTATCGGGACACGGGAAGCTTCAGGAACGCGGAAGACCAGTTTCTGCGGTGGATCCGCGGTCCGCTGAGTAGCGGGATCAGAAACACAGGCGGAATCCGTGACCTTGGTGCAAATCGCTCGGAGATACCCGCAGCCCTCTTCCTCATCTCGAACGATGCCGGAATCTCCCAGCACGACGATCCCTGGGAGGACACGCTTGCGGTCAACGCTGGTTACGTGAGCTACTGGGGCGATGCGAAAAAGGATCTCCGGTATGACGAGTCGGCACAGAATCGGAAAATCAAGGATGCGTTCGACAGGGCAGCCTCGGGACGACGTGAGGAGGTGCCTCCCGTGCTGGTGTTCCGAAAACCCGAGAGCGGTGTCGTCGAGTTCTGTGGGCTCTGTGTTCCCGACCACCTAGAGGTGCGTGCCTATCAGGACCATTCAGGAGAACAGATACCGAACTACCATTTTCACTTTTCTATCCTCAACACACAGGCGGTCCCGGTCTCGTGGCTCCACAGGCGTGCGCAGGCGAACGATGACGACCAGGCGCCCGAAGTCTGGAAGCAGTGGGTCAGGGAAGGAAAGGTCTCCCAGTGGCCGACTGGCGAACTCCTCGATACGGAAGGAGAGATTCGACGCTACGAAACGACCGAGACGACGGTGAGTGAAGCATTCCGGGAAAAGACGTTTGAACGGTACGGGCATGCCTGCGCGATGACCGGTATTCGTGAGGGGGCGCTACTCGATCTGGCACACATCCTGCCGCGGAGCCAGCATCCCGATCTCGCAGAGCACGCGGAGAACGTACTCGTACTGAACTCACTCCATCACCGGGCGTTCGATGCCGCGCTGTTCACAGTCGATAGTGAGTATCGGATTCGGACGAGCCCATCGTTCGAGCCTGCACATCCCTTCCTTCGCGAGACGATCGTCGAACGGGAGGGCAACCAGCTTTCGTTCCCCACTAACGCTCAGATACACCCGGAGTTCTTGGAAGAATTGAACGCTGGGTTGTCGTGGATGTAG
- a CDS encoding Eco57I restriction-modification methylase domain-containing protein: MTDATIYRTNRDLFSNHYLNDHLRETEPWNEVPDAEVEAAFEEISDLLDEKRDRVEDYNEAQLERNLIRPIFEILDISFEIEETVMRNARRPDYGFFPGEEAADTAFDRENFYEEAIAVADAKRWGRKLDTRGEEKRDFENPSYQIHRYLQETPAQWAVLTNGEKWRLYYGPTSHRLDSFYEIDLPKLLDIVDENGDLEAFKEFYLFFRQDAFLPDQSGDCFLDDVYDESSVFAEELGEDLQENIYEAIRVLAEGFLDTNEDLDEADLDLIHDSSLIYLYRLIFVLYAESEGRNLLPTDNEIYSASYSLNELKQIVVENRSKTQQEYQSWQTDLWDRLEELFVLIDQGSQGQGIPKQDLYIPAYNGGLFRTDPDEDDSVESQFLSEYEVGDAYIAEVIELLTRHEASEGDGKVFVDYSSLDERNLGSIYEGLLEYKLSVADEPLAIDDGEYVAAGDDDTVTVETGEVYLRTDDGERKATGSYYTPEYVVEYIVDETLGPLVEEIRQDLMSQGADTTHSREGGFAEEFAERIFDLTVLDPAMGSGHFPVNAVDYLAREIIDAQERQDRQALDTEGEDVRSPRTEEGELRDINWARRKVAQRCIYGVDVNPLATELAKVSLWLRTLAAEQPLAFLDHHLKTGNSLVGSDIEDVLSNGDDETTEDGQLTLQESLDHTRKRAMEHVTDRFQDLLDIDNETLEDAKEMEAVYDEVRDDPLYQKLLAMANVHTAGTFGLDIPDDADERMARALHSDAWENIKEQDWFKSAQAMAEEERFFHWELEFPMAFYNQDGERKADAGFDAIIGNPPYVRQEQLSRSKDFLSLSYEGYDSAADLYVYFLEIGHLILRDGGRLGYIVSNKFVHADYGQKIREILSKENRIEKLIDFHSLPVFSSEVSAYPLIMLAEGVTPSESQKIDIAVLEDLDFTTLRSEIKSHSYEIPQSSLDEESWNLQSNEVRKVLLKLEELSRPLVDYLQDPLYRGILTGLNDAFILSKEEKEQVGYEGEHIKPLLRGKDVHRYQISYENRYLIRIPSGWTRKHSGAQNEEEAWKWFKSEFPKLAEHLIQFRDDAQERYDRGDFWWELRPCDYYNVFSEPKIVYPVISKGPNFAYDRDGHYINDKLYAISGENLPLLGILNSDLIHFWIQAELSGLRGGYQEFRATHVEDVPIPYNISGNDELGELVSKATDLREELANLNLDLLDYLGNYCGGPSLPDIGLFQPTGSNILNETIENYEKLQIERARTKRDGQAVTIEATARYKPEDEDEFETDTYGYTETEFYEAFTLTDLADEEATLVEEFVPVAVEEEIGDFHDNATKNISLIDRLKAMTLPDPDDVADDLRRYIETKERADELDEKIERTDQLIDEIVYDLYDLTEEEIEIVEEAVKEE; this comes from the coding sequence ATGACAGACGCAACCATCTACCGGACTAACCGTGACCTGTTCTCGAACCATTACCTCAACGATCATCTCCGTGAAACCGAACCCTGGAACGAGGTTCCTGACGCGGAGGTAGAAGCGGCCTTCGAGGAGATCAGCGACCTCCTCGACGAAAAACGCGATCGTGTCGAGGACTACAACGAGGCCCAGCTTGAGCGAAACCTCATCCGTCCGATTTTCGAGATCCTCGACATCTCCTTCGAGATCGAGGAGACGGTCATGCGCAATGCTCGGCGGCCGGACTACGGGTTCTTCCCGGGCGAGGAGGCCGCCGATACCGCGTTCGACCGTGAAAACTTCTATGAGGAGGCCATCGCAGTCGCGGACGCGAAACGATGGGGTCGAAAGCTCGACACCCGGGGTGAGGAAAAGCGCGACTTCGAAAATCCGAGCTACCAGATCCACCGCTATCTCCAGGAAACCCCGGCCCAGTGGGCAGTCCTTACGAACGGAGAGAAGTGGCGACTGTACTACGGGCCGACGAGCCACCGTCTGGACTCTTTCTACGAGATCGACCTCCCGAAGCTCCTCGACATCGTCGACGAGAATGGAGACCTTGAGGCGTTCAAGGAGTTCTACCTCTTCTTCCGGCAGGACGCGTTCCTCCCGGACCAGTCGGGTGACTGCTTCCTCGACGACGTGTATGACGAATCGAGCGTTTTTGCCGAGGAACTCGGTGAGGACCTGCAGGAGAATATCTACGAGGCAATTCGCGTCCTCGCAGAGGGGTTTCTCGATACCAACGAGGACTTGGACGAAGCGGACCTCGACCTGATTCACGACAGTTCGCTCATCTATCTCTACCGGCTCATCTTCGTGCTCTACGCCGAGAGTGAAGGTCGGAACCTCCTTCCAACGGACAACGAGATCTACAGCGCGAGCTACAGCCTGAACGAGCTCAAACAGATCGTTGTCGAGAACCGGAGCAAGACCCAGCAGGAGTACCAGTCGTGGCAGACGGATCTCTGGGACCGGCTCGAGGAACTGTTCGTCCTCATCGACCAGGGGAGCCAGGGGCAGGGCATCCCGAAGCAGGACCTCTACATTCCCGCGTACAACGGGGGGCTCTTCCGCACGGATCCGGACGAGGACGACAGCGTCGAATCACAGTTCCTCTCGGAGTACGAGGTTGGCGACGCCTATATCGCGGAGGTCATCGAACTCCTCACGCGACACGAGGCCTCGGAGGGCGATGGCAAGGTCTTCGTTGACTACTCCTCGCTAGACGAGCGGAATCTCGGCTCTATCTACGAAGGGCTGCTCGAGTATAAACTGTCCGTCGCTGACGAACCCCTGGCCATTGATGACGGTGAGTACGTCGCTGCTGGTGACGACGACACAGTTACCGTCGAGACGGGAGAGGTCTATCTCCGCACTGACGACGGAGAGCGAAAGGCGACGGGGTCGTACTACACCCCCGAGTACGTCGTCGAATACATCGTCGACGAGACGCTCGGGCCACTCGTGGAGGAGATCCGGCAGGATCTCATGTCACAGGGGGCGGACACAACTCACAGCCGTGAGGGCGGGTTCGCCGAAGAGTTCGCCGAGCGAATTTTCGACCTCACTGTACTAGATCCGGCAATGGGAAGCGGCCATTTCCCGGTCAATGCTGTCGACTATCTTGCCCGCGAGATCATCGACGCCCAGGAACGCCAGGACCGACAGGCGCTCGACACCGAGGGCGAAGATGTCCGTTCCCCGAGGACGGAGGAGGGGGAGCTACGGGACATCAACTGGGCGCGCCGGAAGGTTGCCCAGCGCTGTATCTACGGTGTCGACGTCAATCCGCTCGCGACCGAGCTGGCCAAGGTCTCTCTCTGGCTACGGACGCTCGCGGCAGAGCAACCGCTCGCATTCCTCGACCACCACCTCAAAACAGGCAACTCACTGGTCGGAAGCGACATTGAGGATGTGCTGTCCAACGGCGATGACGAAACCACAGAGGACGGCCAGCTAACACTCCAGGAGTCGCTCGACCACACGCGAAAGCGCGCAATGGAGCACGTCACCGACCGCTTCCAAGACCTGCTCGATATCGACAATGAGACTCTGGAGGACGCAAAGGAGATGGAGGCGGTCTACGACGAGGTACGTGACGACCCTCTCTATCAGAAGCTCCTCGCGATGGCTAACGTCCACACTGCCGGCACATTTGGGCTCGATATACCTGACGACGCTGACGAGCGGATGGCTAGAGCGCTCCACAGTGACGCGTGGGAGAACATTAAGGAACAAGACTGGTTCAAGAGCGCGCAGGCTATGGCTGAGGAGGAGCGCTTCTTCCACTGGGAACTTGAGTTCCCGATGGCGTTTTACAATCAGGATGGGGAGCGGAAGGCGGATGCTGGATTCGATGCGATAATTGGGAATCCTCCGTATGTGCGCCAAGAACAATTATCAAGATCCAAGGATTTCCTTTCACTCTCGTACGAGGGTTACGACAGCGCTGCAGATCTTTATGTGTACTTTCTTGAAATCGGACACTTAATTCTTCGAGATGGTGGTAGACTAGGATATATTGTCTCAAACAAGTTCGTGCACGCAGACTATGGCCAGAAAATCAGAGAGATTCTTTCGAAGGAGAACCGTATCGAGAAGTTAATTGACTTCCACTCTTTGCCAGTTTTCTCAAGCGAAGTGAGCGCATATCCTTTGATAATGCTGGCAGAGGGCGTAACGCCAAGTGAAAGCCAGAAAATAGATATAGCAGTGCTGGAAGATCTAGATTTTACAACTCTCCGCTCTGAGATTAAGAGCCATTCTTACGAAATACCCCAGTCATCGCTGGACGAGGAGTCGTGGAACCTCCAGTCGAACGAAGTCCGAAAAGTTCTACTTAAATTGGAGGAGCTGTCCAGGCCATTGGTTGATTATTTGCAGGATCCCCTGTACAGAGGAATTTTGACCGGTCTGAATGATGCATTTATTCTATCAAAGGAAGAGAAAGAGCAAGTGGGGTATGAAGGAGAACATATCAAGCCTTTGTTGCGGGGGAAAGACGTGCATCGGTATCAGATTAGCTATGAAAATAGATATCTGATCCGTATACCCTCTGGGTGGACAAGAAAACATTCCGGCGCTCAAAACGAGGAAGAAGCGTGGAAGTGGTTTAAATCAGAGTTTCCTAAACTAGCGGAGCATCTTATTCAATTCCGAGACGATGCGCAAGAACGTTATGATCGTGGGGATTTCTGGTGGGAACTCCGGCCCTGTGATTATTATAATGTGTTTTCCGAGCCAAAGATAGTCTACCCTGTAATATCGAAAGGGCCCAATTTTGCGTATGACCGAGACGGCCACTATATAAATGATAAATTGTATGCAATTTCCGGAGAAAACCTTCCTCTCTTAGGAATACTCAACTCGGATTTAATTCATTTTTGGATTCAAGCAGAACTGTCTGGGCTACGGGGCGGGTATCAAGAATTCCGTGCCACACACGTAGAAGACGTTCCAATACCTTACAATATATCTGGGAACGACGAACTTGGGGAACTTGTATCTAAAGCAACCGACCTGAGAGAGGAGTTGGCTAATCTCAATCTCGATCTACTCGACTACCTTGGCAACTACTGCGGAGGCCCCAGTCTCCCCGACATCGGTCTCTTCCAGCCTACAGGTTCAAATATCCTCAATGAGACTATAGAAAACTACGAGAAACTCCAGATCGAACGCGCCCGCACGAAGCGGGACGGCCAAGCAGTCACTATCGAGGCGACGGCACGCTACAAGCCCGAAGACGAGGACGAGTTCGAGACCGATACCTACGGCTACACAGAGACGGAGTTCTACGAAGCGTTCACGCTCACAGACTTGGCCGACGAGGAGGCCACACTCGTCGAGGAATTCGTCCCTGTCGCCGTCGAGGAAGAAATCGGCGACTTCCATGACAACGCTACGAAAAATATCTCCCTGATCGACCGTCTGAAGGCGATGACCCTGCCCGACCCCGACGACGTGGCTGACGATCTCCGGCGCTACATCGAGACGAAGGAACGCGCTGACGAACTCGATGAGAAGATCGAGAGGACGGATCAGCTCATCGACGAGATCGTTTACGACCTCTACGACTTGACTGAGGAGGAGATCGAGATTGTAGAGGAAGCTGTTAAAGAGGAGTAA
- a CDS encoding phospholipase D-like domain-containing protein, with the protein MAEHRSTTDRLLAIADIVDQEEDLIDELEGLLLLAAGRSQWLSPAAVARDTHLSRESATDLFRQLHECGAVQRESYDTGLVEARFTVHGTQTREIFDRTREAIKIVAAHRDRVPTTTVTPLVTFPDDPAFNDATAASFGMDGLLSTLASQVKRCESEIVLLSPFFEGEGFGRLADVLLDALERGVDLTIVTRYLTDTDSHNHSVIKSFVDRAVERGVSAEVSLVDYTVWDETVPVDERTQNGSNPRFTLHAKVMLFDSDAAYVGSANVTDYGFDRYLELGVLLEGAKVAPYRDLCRFLLDSEGAVSVSL; encoded by the coding sequence ATGGCTGAACACCGATCGACGACTGACCGACTGCTCGCAATCGCGGACATCGTCGACCAGGAAGAAGACCTCATCGACGAACTGGAAGGTCTGCTTCTCCTTGCCGCTGGTCGATCGCAATGGCTATCTCCTGCTGCGGTGGCACGGGATACACATCTGAGCCGTGAATCCGCGACTGACCTGTTTCGGCAGCTCCACGAATGTGGCGCCGTCCAGCGAGAAAGCTATGATACTGGACTCGTGGAGGCGCGCTTTACTGTCCACGGCACTCAGACGCGGGAGATCTTTGACCGGACCCGTGAGGCGATCAAGATAGTAGCTGCTCACCGCGACCGTGTGCCCACCACGACGGTGACGCCGCTGGTCACGTTTCCCGACGATCCAGCATTCAATGATGCGACCGCAGCCTCGTTCGGGATGGACGGCCTGCTCTCGACGCTCGCAAGCCAGGTGAAACGCTGTGAGAGTGAGATCGTTCTGCTTTCCCCGTTCTTCGAGGGCGAGGGATTCGGTCGGCTCGCGGATGTCCTGCTCGATGCTCTCGAACGAGGAGTCGACCTGACGATTGTGACACGGTACCTCACAGACACGGACTCACACAACCACAGTGTGATCAAGTCGTTCGTCGACCGTGCTGTTGAGCGCGGTGTCTCCGCAGAAGTTTCACTCGTCGATTACACGGTCTGGGATGAGACCGTGCCAGTCGATGAGCGGACGCAGAACGGATCGAATCCTCGGTTCACTCTTCACGCAAAAGTGATGCTGTTTGATTCGGATGCAGCATACGTCGGAAGCGCCAACGTCACTGACTACGGCTTCGACCGGTACCTCGAACTGGGCGTCTTACTGGAGGGCGCGAAAGTGGCTCCCTACCGCGATCTCTGCAGGTTCTTGCTTGACTCAGAGGGTGCGGTTTCAGTCTCTCTGTGA